The proteins below come from a single Roseiflexus sp. RS-1 genomic window:
- a CDS encoding DUF6603 domain-containing protein, with amino-acid sequence MSSDTRNDLQRLVSELRQILDPIARSVGDSAIRREILLALGLDPAQSSQSLTIPPSSLASIDAYRERAADDVDLQAFISALSDLTQIVQALIDFVQSAAAADSNAPAGFIVEEAVSFFLQAATISYLRVRLPGVYITARALQLLEDQAIHFGSIVRLFFRIGDYFDEVFGDALDLQTEAHAKQVSDVFLFVSGVIVASLMKADFVYGYDAGPGSTSPIGDAVNNRTLTIRLSGKTRDSSNNIVKGALLLSMALLPRDHGGPGLLMRIKGEGALEAPITDNLSFQFATDGPDFLVYIGDGSHSFPSSTDASVTVSLIYKSKPAREIIWGDANGVHLRIGSSKIEGKVGVTDQSIKGEIKDSAFVLKTDSADGFLRTILNAITSDGKLETKFDFNIGYSKKKGFFIGGGAGLMVSIPLHETLGPLQFNTLTVGLALGEKAGRDPGFKLEGSLSFGLDLGVLQASVDRIGLSGLVIFDDGEFTLGFKPPNGVGLAVNAGPVRGGGFLNFDYDRGEYAGGLELDIAGIITLTALGVITTKMPDGSDGFALVAILAVEFGAPIQLGLGFTWIGIGGIFGLNRTMRLEAMAAGIKSGAAESILFPRNIVANAARIISDLRVFFPPQNDTFLVGGMLKIGWGTPTLVSLALGVVIQIPPGTFAILGVLKVILPDENAALLQLKVGFIGAYEPDRERAWFFATLYDSRVLVMTIEGGMGVLIAWGGASNFVISVGGFHPQFQPPPLPFPTPDRLSINILNYPLARIRVMAYFAVTSNTVKTISCPISTSSSRTAFRCLRPTRPLSKPTWSG; translated from the coding sequence GTGAGCAGCGACACCCGCAATGATTTGCAGCGTCTGGTCAGCGAACTGCGCCAGATCCTGGATCCGATCGCGCGCAGCGTGGGCGATAGCGCCATTCGCCGCGAGATTTTGCTGGCGCTCGGCCTCGATCCCGCGCAGTCGTCGCAGTCGCTGACGATCCCGCCCTCCTCGCTCGCCAGCATCGACGCCTATCGCGAACGGGCCGCCGATGACGTCGATCTGCAGGCGTTTATCAGCGCGCTCTCCGACCTGACGCAGATCGTTCAGGCGCTGATTGACTTTGTTCAGTCAGCGGCGGCAGCTGACTCAAACGCCCCGGCCGGGTTTATCGTCGAAGAGGCGGTCAGTTTCTTCTTGCAGGCGGCCACGATCTCATATCTGCGCGTGCGCCTGCCGGGAGTGTATATCACCGCCAGAGCGCTGCAACTGCTCGAAGATCAGGCGATCCATTTCGGCAGCATCGTCAGGTTGTTCTTCAGAATTGGCGACTATTTCGATGAGGTGTTTGGCGACGCGCTCGATCTTCAGACTGAAGCTCATGCCAAACAGGTATCCGATGTGTTTCTGTTTGTGTCTGGCGTTATCGTGGCGTCGCTGATGAAAGCCGATTTTGTCTATGGCTATGATGCCGGGCCTGGTTCGACAAGTCCGATCGGCGATGCGGTCAATAATCGCACCCTGACGATCCGCCTGAGCGGCAAAACCAGGGATTCGTCGAACAATATCGTCAAGGGCGCGCTGCTGCTGAGTATGGCGCTGCTGCCGCGCGATCATGGCGGTCCGGGTCTGCTGATGCGCATCAAGGGCGAAGGCGCACTTGAGGCGCCAATCACCGACAATCTCAGTTTCCAGTTCGCGACCGACGGTCCTGATTTCCTGGTGTATATCGGCGATGGTTCGCATAGCTTCCCCTCATCAACCGACGCCTCGGTCACAGTGAGCCTGATCTATAAGTCAAAGCCCGCCAGAGAGATCATCTGGGGCGACGCCAATGGCGTCCATCTCCGGATCGGCAGCAGCAAGATCGAAGGCAAAGTCGGCGTTACCGATCAGAGTATCAAAGGCGAAATCAAAGACAGCGCGTTTGTTTTGAAGACCGACTCGGCTGATGGATTTCTGAGAACCATCCTCAACGCAATTACCAGCGACGGTAAACTGGAAACTAAATTCGATTTCAATATCGGCTATTCAAAGAAAAAGGGCTTCTTCATCGGCGGCGGCGCCGGGCTGATGGTCAGTATTCCGCTGCACGAAACGCTTGGCCCGCTTCAGTTCAATACCCTGACCGTCGGCCTGGCGCTGGGCGAAAAGGCTGGCAGAGACCCTGGCTTCAAGCTGGAAGGTTCGCTCAGTTTTGGTCTTGACCTTGGCGTGCTGCAGGCGTCGGTTGATCGGATCGGCCTGTCAGGGCTGGTTATTTTCGACGACGGCGAATTCACGCTGGGCTTCAAGCCGCCCAACGGCGTCGGCCTGGCGGTTAATGCCGGGCCGGTGCGCGGTGGCGGCTTCCTGAATTTCGACTACGACCGTGGTGAATATGCTGGCGGACTGGAACTGGATATCGCAGGCATCATTACCCTGACCGCGCTGGGCGTGATCACCACCAAAATGCCCGATGGCAGCGACGGCTTCGCGCTGGTGGCTATTCTGGCGGTTGAGTTCGGCGCCCCTATCCAGTTGGGGCTGGGCTTTACCTGGATCGGCATTGGCGGCATTTTCGGGCTGAACCGCACTATGCGGCTGGAAGCCATGGCGGCTGGCATCAAGTCGGGCGCAGCCGAGAGTATTCTGTTCCCAAGAAATATCGTTGCCAACGCCGCGCGCATCATCAGTGACCTGCGCGTCTTCTTCCCACCGCAGAACGATACCTTTCTGGTCGGCGGCATGCTCAAGATTGGCTGGGGCACGCCCACGCTGGTCAGCCTCGCACTGGGGGTTGTGATCCAGATCCCGCCGGGAACCTTCGCGATTCTTGGTGTGCTGAAGGTGATTCTGCCGGATGAAAACGCAGCGTTGCTGCAATTGAAAGTGGGCTTTATCGGTGCGTACGAGCCCGATAGAGAACGCGCCTGGTTCTTCGCGACCCTGTATGATTCGCGCGTGCTGGTGATGACGATCGAAGGTGGTATGGGTGTGCTGATTGCCTGGGGCGGCGCCAGCAACTTCGTTATCTCGGTCGGCGGATTCCATCCGCAGTTCCAGCCACCGCCGCTGCCCTTCCCCACGCCGGATCGCCTGTCGATTAATATCCTCAACTATCCGCTGGCGCGCATCCGGGTCATGGCATATTTTGCAGTTACATCGAATACTGTAAAGACAATTTCCTGCCCAATCTCAACTTCATCCAGCAGAACAGCATTTCGCTGCTTGAGACCAACCAGGCCTTTATCGAAGCCTACATGGTCGGGTTGA